One genomic window of Glycine max cultivar Williams 82 chromosome 16, Glycine_max_v4.0, whole genome shotgun sequence includes the following:
- the LOC100782693 gene encoding F-box/kelch-repeat protein At3g23880, whose product MLSICFLLLFLLSFVILTKKSKKIRSSMLTMLGVHGTKREVLSMEQHLPQELVSNILSRLPAKDLVKCKRVCKSWFDLITDYHFVTNHYVAYNNLMHYQSQEEQLLVIGRPFVSALKTHISLLSCNTNDPQKNHISSSSLLNLPCEYNNSEHKYWSEISGPCNGIYFLEGNPNVLMNPSLGQFKALPKPHLSASQGTYSLTEYSGFGFDPKTNDYKVVVIRDIWLKETDERKLGHWTAELYSLNSNSWRKLDDASLPLPIEIWGSSKVYTYVNNCCHWWGYDVDESGAKEDAVLAFDMVNESFRKIKVPRIRGSSKEEFATLAPLKESSTIAVVVYPLRGQEKSFDVWVMKDYWNEGSWVKQYTVEPIETIYKFVGFYGSNQFPWSSSGNDGLVGCDYEPESEKIKDLQVCGKNGSLRAARYMESLVSLKRGNEFSCQFVSRE is encoded by the coding sequence ATGCTttccatttgttttcttttgctatttcttttatcttttgtcatcctaaccaaaaaaagcaagaaaattCGCAGTTCCATGCTAACAATGTTAGGAGTTCATGGAACAAAACGAGAGGTGCTGAGCATGGAGCAACATTTGCCACAAGAATTGGTATCAAACATCCTCTCAAGGTTGCCAGCAAAAGACTTGGTTAAATGCAAACGCGTTTGCAAGTCATGGTTCGATCTCATAACTGATTATCACTTTGTCACCAATCACTATGTTGCTTACAACAATCTCATGCATTACCAAAGCCAAGAGGAGCAACTCTTGGTCATTGGAAGACCCTTTGTTTCTGCACTAAAAACTCacatttctcttctttcttgcaACACCAATGATCCCCAAAAAAAccatatttcttcttcttctcttttgaaCCTTCCTTGTGAATATAACAACTCTGAGCACAAGTACTGGTCTGAAATCTCGGGTCCTTGCAATGGCATATACTTCCTAGAGGGAAACCCTAATGTCTTGATGAACCCTTCATTGGGACAGTTCAAGGCTTTGCCTAAACCCCATTTGAGTGCTTCACAAGGCACTTATTCTCTCACTGAATATTCTGGTTTTGGCTTTGACCCCAAAACCAATGATTACAAAGTTGTTGTCATTAGGGACATTTGGTTGAAGGAGACAGATGAGAGAAAACTCGGGCATTGGACAGCTGAGTTGTATAGCCTTAACTCAAATTCTTGGAGAAAACTTGATGATGCTTCTCTCCCACTTCCAATTGAAATTTGGGGTTCTTCTAAGGTTTATACTTATGTCAACAATTGTTGTCACTGGTGGGGCTATGATGTTGATGAATCTGGTGCGAAAGAAGATGCTGTTCTAGCGTTTGACATGGTTAATGAATCCTTCAGGAAGATCAAGGTGCCAAGAATACGTGGTTCTTCAAAAGAAGAATTTGCAACTCTCGCACCCTTGAAGGAATCTTCTACAATTGCTGTGGTTGTTTACCCTTTAAGGGGACAAGAGAAGTCCTTTGACGTGTGGGTAATGAAAGACTATTGGAACGAAGGGTCTTGGGTTAAGCAATACACTGTTGAACCCATAGAAACAATTTACAAGTTTGTGGGGTTTTATGGAAGCAATCAATTTCCTTGGAGCAGTAGCGGTAATGATGGATTAGTGGGGTGTGATTATGAACCTGAGTCGGAAAAAATAAAGGATCTTCAGGTTTGTGGAAAGAATGGATCTTTAA